The genomic window TGGGTTCCGTAGAGCCGTTTGGCGAGAGCGATGGATTGAACGCCGACGTTGACCGAATGGGTGTACGTATAGAAATCGTGCGTCATGATTTTGAGTAGATTTAACGTCGTATCGTCTTCGGAAAGAATCATGTCGACGACTTCGCCGATCGCTTCTTTGGCTTGGATAATTTGCCCGGCGCTGGGATTGTCGAACAAGGATTTCATCAACGTCATCGATTCCTGGTAGACCGCTTTGGCTTTAATTTCCGGTTCCAGCGATTGATCGTGAATGACTTGTTTCAATTGTTGGGAAATATTCTTATCCGATTTCCATTTTGATGGAGGGATTATTTCGCTAGTAGGATGGGTAAGGCATTCCACATCTTGCACTATGGCGGAGCAGGAGGGATCGATTTTGATTTCTTCAAGTCCGGAATGCAGAATCTGCTGCAATTCGTCTTCCGTTTCGATCAAGAAGTGCGTTTTTTGAAAAGGATGAAGTAGTCTCCCGAACCAGCTTTTCGGGAGAATGACGTACATGCCGATTTTGACTTCCGAGGTTTTTATCGTCTCGATCATGATTTCATGTTTTCTTCCCGGAAATTCGATTCGCTGGAATATAACAGTATTTTCCATTATGTGAAGACGAATTATTGTAAATCTTATTAAAGCATATCATGCGGGAAAGAAAAAAAGAAAATCGATCCCCGAAAAATAATGAGTGAAGAGATGGCATTGTCTTTTTGCGATTGACGGCCTTCGCGCATTGAGATACGCTCGATTCGTTCTAACGCTGTTTCATCGAGTTGAGATTCCTTTTAAATCGTTGTGAGATGCTCATTATGAAAAAAGGTTTTACATTGATCGAGTTATTGATCGTTGTGGCCATTATCGGGATATTAGCGGCTATCGCCGTTCCCAATTTTCTCAACGCGCAGGTAAGAGCCAAGATCGCCAACGCCCAGGCGGGATTGAAAGCCTATATGTCGGCCATCGCCGTCTATCGCATCGACTGGCCGGGGCTGCCCAATCATCTCAACGGCCATTTTCCCTGGCAGAACCGCTATTTGACGACGCCCATCGCGTATATGAGCGTTTCGCCCAAGGACCCTTTTCAGACATACAAAGGGACGGATCGGATTTCTGGACCGGTTAAACTATATACCTTCGGCGAATATCACGCAGACGCCGTTTTCGGCGACAAAAACCAAGGTTCGCTGTATGGGAGGTTGTTCAACAATCCTCCTTTGCGGAGCAAGGCGGACAGCCTTGGCCAAAAAGACGCCCAATTGGCCTGGAGTTACGGGCCGGATATGTTCCACCCAGCCGTTACGCCGGGAAGCGTAGACCAAGCCCGGCTGCAATATCCCCATTACGAACCTTCGAACGGCGTCGTCAGCGATGGGGATATACTCGCCGTCGGACCTTGATCTTTCTTAGAAAGATATTTCAAGATATAATAATAACTCTTCCTTTCCCCAGGAAAGGAGACGGATGACGGCGGAACGAGCCGGATGTTTTTTATTGCATGTTTATCTCGATTTTTCCAAGAAATCGGGAAGCTGGGGCGTATTGTTGGTTAGTTTGGATGTGGTTTGAGCGAGAAATCTCGCGATGGAATTCTTTGCGAATGGTTTTCCCACCGTCTGAAACGTAGATGGACTCTTGAACGACGACCATCGTTCGTAGGCGCTGGAGCGGAGCGAGATGGCGAAAAAATACGCTATCTTCCGTTTGAACTTATGCCAATCGATAAGGATTCCCAAAACGCTCTAGACTATCTCCAGCCGGATATCCGTCGCTGCGTTTTATAATAAAAGAACGTCGCCAATTTTTGAATTACCCATACAAGGAGTATCGATTACGATGTTTGAGATTCTGGACAAAAGAGAACTGGCTCCCAACACCTTTTGGTTCGAGGCTAAAGCGCCTCTGGTAAGCCGCGCGCGCAAAGCGGGGCAATTCATGATCGTCTGTCCGCACGATAAGGCGGAACGGATTCCCATCTCGCTCGCCGGTTCCAATTACGAGAACGACAGCTTGTTATTCGTCATCCAGGCGATCGGAAAAACGACGCATGAAATTTGCTCGATGAATGTGGGCGATTCTTTCTTCAGCATCATCGGACCGCTGGGAGAACCCAGTCCTATCGAACAATACGGGACGGTGGTTTGCATGGGCGGAGGATACGGCGTGGCGGCGCTGCTGCCTATCTGCAGAGCGTTGCGCGAGGCGGGCAACCGAGTCATCGGCGTCATCGGCGCGCGGGAGAAGGGCCTGATTCTTTTAGAAGATCTGATGCGTGACACTTGCGACGAAGTGCGCCTCTCCACTAACGACGGCTCTTATGGGACGAAAGGATTCGTTACCGACGTTCTTAAGGAAATCCTGGATGAAGGGATCAAGGTGGATCATACCTTCGCCATCGGACCGGTTCCCATGATGGCCGCCGTCAGCAAGATGACGGCGCCGTTGGGCATCGGCTGTACGGTATCGCTCAATGCGCTGATGGTGGATGGGACGGGAATGTGCGGCGGTTGCCGCGTCCATATAGGCGGCGAATCCAAGTTCGCCTGTTGCGACGGGCCGGATTTCGACGGGCATAAAGTGGATTTCGACGAATTGATGAACCGCCAGAAATGGTATGCGGATAAAGAAAAACTAGCGTTCGCCGTCTATAAAGGGGAAGAGCATTCTCCGGCGTGCATATATCGAGAAGAGTTGGATGAGATCGATAAATTCTGGAATCCGAACGTTCCCGATTCGATCGACTTGAGCGGCAAGGCGTTGAAACCTAAAGAACGAATGCAGATTCCGCGC from Candidatus Omnitrophota bacterium includes these protein-coding regions:
- a CDS encoding prepilin-type N-terminal cleavage/methylation domain-containing protein; translated protein: MKKGFTLIELLIVVAIIGILAAIAVPNFLNAQVRAKIANAQAGLKAYMSAIAVYRIDWPGLPNHLNGHFPWQNRYLTTPIAYMSVSPKDPFQTYKGTDRISGPVKLYTFGEYHADAVFGDKNQGSLYGRLFNNPPLRSKADSLGQKDAQLAWSYGPDMFHPAVTPGSVDQARLQYPHYEPSNGVVSDGDILAVGP
- a CDS encoding HD-GYP domain-containing protein, which gives rise to MIETIKTSEVKIGMYVILPKSWFGRLLHPFQKTHFLIETEDELQQILHSGLEEIKIDPSCSAIVQDVECLTHPTSEIIPPSKWKSDKNISQQLKQVIHDQSLEPEIKAKAVYQESMTLMKSLFDNPSAGQIIQAKEAIGEVVDMILSEDDTTLNLLKIMTHDFYTYTHSVNVGVQSIALAKRLYGTHSDHDMHELGAGFFLHDLGKAKIDSGILNKQGRLDEKEMAIMRAHPSLGYSILKKANQLSRECALIAIQHHEREDGTGYPRQLKGDRIHDYSRICCIADVFDALTAERSYKRGLSTFEALKIMKDEMYGHFHHDIFENFVMLFH